The following are encoded in a window of Vibrio sp. SCSIO 43136 genomic DNA:
- a CDS encoding EAL domain-containing protein — translation MTDPLQNTTSNKTVHQSKVESTRLLYANTVSGLAISFIASTALVFGFDGQGDEGKVIWWALMMVLLLVRSIDAFRYHRSSLDEQFVNIDSNRVRFCVGVAVTAVMWSGYAVTFYPFTSVIELTSTIVLMSAMAGGAANILSGSKRTAMFYSAVLIIPLSLVLMFSQAEYYVTLGVLGVLFAVVMIMSSAKSATFTEQAISLRFENTELLEKMEQRVEERTEKIYRLSSIDPMTNFLNRKAFFSTVATKIAAHSNEKFVLFFIDLDGFKQVNDSLGHEVGDIVIRETSHRISELCPDPNNKCRWGGDEFLIIKKISDGYDPNDFATQVIEQVSRPHIAKNFRASVGATIGIALYPEHGDDLDTLIQSADMAMYQQKRMRKGLPRIFDQSLRNQVVREHRLSELLVQAIEQDDLRMVYQPIVKATTREVVSLEALIRWNVNGEEISATELIDIAEQYGLISKIGLWVVERACSQGKDFITRDPKLTISINVSVSQLLDRQFVDNIKCVLERVNFPANALNIEITESVFAHDKQAFLRAISALQKLDIRISIDDFGTGYSSLSSMLDIGVDIVKIDKSFIHNMDERGVSIIDAVVQMASSLNFLVVAEGVETKEQADQLSAIGISYLQGDYFTKPIEASNVKHFLRQNQQAQA, via the coding sequence ATGACCGACCCTCTCCAAAATACGACAAGTAACAAGACAGTACATCAATCTAAAGTTGAATCCACTCGGCTGCTTTACGCCAATACTGTAAGTGGGCTAGCGATATCTTTTATTGCTAGCACGGCATTGGTATTCGGGTTCGATGGACAAGGTGATGAAGGAAAAGTGATTTGGTGGGCCTTGATGATGGTGTTGCTTTTAGTGCGTAGTATCGATGCATTTCGATACCATCGGAGTTCACTTGACGAACAATTTGTCAATATTGATTCCAATAGGGTTAGATTTTGCGTCGGTGTGGCAGTAACCGCAGTAATGTGGAGTGGTTACGCCGTCACTTTTTATCCTTTCACTAGCGTTATCGAACTTACGTCGACGATAGTCTTGATGTCTGCGATGGCAGGTGGTGCTGCAAACATACTGTCTGGAAGCAAGCGAACTGCGATGTTTTACAGCGCAGTTCTTATCATTCCCTTGTCGTTAGTGCTCATGTTTTCGCAAGCCGAGTATTACGTAACGCTTGGAGTGCTCGGTGTACTATTTGCTGTTGTGATGATTATGTCGTCGGCAAAATCTGCTACGTTCACTGAGCAAGCTATCAGTTTACGTTTTGAAAACACCGAACTGTTAGAAAAGATGGAGCAACGAGTAGAAGAGCGAACCGAAAAAATATATCGGCTTTCGAGCATTGACCCGATGACAAACTTCTTAAACCGCAAAGCATTTTTTTCAACCGTTGCAACAAAAATTGCAGCGCATTCCAACGAGAAGTTTGTCTTGTTTTTTATCGACTTAGATGGCTTTAAGCAGGTTAACGATAGTTTGGGGCATGAAGTCGGTGATATTGTGATTAGAGAGACATCGCATCGTATTAGCGAACTTTGCCCTGACCCAAATAACAAGTGTCGCTGGGGTGGTGATGAATTTCTGATCATAAAGAAAATCAGTGATGGGTACGATCCAAATGATTTCGCAACTCAGGTCATTGAGCAAGTAAGCCGACCTCATATCGCTAAAAATTTTCGTGCTAGCGTTGGCGCTACCATTGGCATCGCACTCTACCCTGAGCATGGGGATGACCTTGACACGTTGATCCAAAGTGCAGATATGGCGATGTATCAACAAAAGCGTATGCGTAAAGGTTTGCCAAGGATATTTGACCAGTCTTTGCGTAATCAGGTGGTTAGAGAGCATAGACTCAGTGAGCTACTTGTACAGGCGATAGAACAAGATGACCTGCGTATGGTGTACCAGCCAATAGTTAAAGCAACTACCAGAGAGGTCGTGTCATTAGAGGCGCTTATCCGCTGGAATGTAAATGGAGAAGAGATATCTGCGACAGAACTTATTGATATTGCAGAGCAGTATGGTCTGATTTCAAAAATCGGCCTATGGGTGGTTGAAAGAGCTTGCTCGCAAGGGAAAGATTTCATTACAAGAGATCCCAAACTTACTATCAGTATCAATGTGTCGGTGTCGCAGCTGCTGGATCGTCAATTTGTAGACAATATAAAATGCGTACTTGAACGGGTAAACTTCCCAGCAAATGCATTAAATATTGAGATTACGGAGTCTGTGTTCGCTCATGATAAACAGGCCTTTTTACGAGCAATCAGTGCGTTGCAAAAACTCGATATTCGAATATCGATAGATGATTTTGGGACGGGCTATTCTTCGTTATCTAGTATGCTTGATATTGGTGTGGATATCGTGAAAATCGACAAGAGTTTCATTCATAATATGGATGAAAGAGGGGTGAGTATCATAGACGCAGTGGTTCAGATGGCATCATCGCTGAACTTTCTTGTCGTGGCCGAAGGTGTAGAAACTAAGGAGCAGGCCGACCAACTCAGTGCCATTGGTATTTCATATCTGCAGGGTGACTATTTTACCAAACCCATCGAAGCCTCGAACGTTAAGCATTTCTTAAGACAAAACCAACAAGCTCAAGCATAG
- a CDS encoding GGDEF domain-containing protein, whose protein sequence is MNQIPHQVFVERYKRTFSYLPQATANHTLVGGGFSIALATLSSLGWMSIVWYLILLVCIASRYFHQKWLLSRIDQFAERHNFFDLLFALTPTINGLCWGVVGYLVLQLNQIDITLASIIVISAVAFYGFPFLTLSRASYIGYYVAVFLPILIHFAIAPEGKLVSIVIFIGLLHFVFFNRFLYKQSTSRIQDYFQLESLLNRVTETEQALKRHSELDMLTELPNRSHYQKQFRAMHFKAILKESPIAVVLMDIDHFKSVNDTHGHLTGDIALQQVAKVLKQFANKNVILGRFGGEEFIGIIYNPSSETIDETLNTVRQAVEAQPIESESKEKLHLTISLGAVITKPSVKSTIKDYIKVADQALYESKRQGRNRVTIFNRL, encoded by the coding sequence ATGAATCAAATTCCGCATCAAGTATTTGTTGAACGCTATAAACGCACGTTTAGTTATTTGCCACAGGCAACGGCTAACCATACGCTAGTTGGTGGCGGATTTTCGATCGCTTTGGCAACGCTGTCCTCGTTAGGTTGGATGAGTATTGTTTGGTATCTCATCCTATTGGTATGCATCGCCTCACGCTACTTTCATCAAAAATGGCTACTATCTCGAATTGACCAATTTGCCGAGCGTCACAACTTTTTTGATCTTCTTTTTGCGCTTACACCCACAATAAATGGATTGTGCTGGGGCGTGGTGGGCTACTTAGTACTGCAACTTAATCAGATTGATATCACTCTGGCTTCCATCATCGTGATAAGTGCGGTGGCTTTTTATGGCTTCCCATTCTTAACCCTCAGTCGTGCCAGCTATATCGGCTACTACGTCGCAGTGTTTCTTCCGATACTGATACATTTTGCCATTGCCCCCGAGGGTAAGTTGGTCAGCATTGTCATCTTCATTGGCTTACTGCATTTTGTGTTTTTCAACCGCTTCCTCTACAAACAGTCCACCAGCAGGATTCAAGACTACTTCCAACTTGAATCGTTACTCAATCGAGTCACTGAGACTGAACAGGCATTAAAGCGCCACTCGGAGCTTGATATGCTCACAGAACTGCCTAATCGTAGCCACTATCAAAAGCAGTTTAGAGCGATGCATTTCAAAGCAATTTTAAAAGAGTCCCCTATTGCTGTAGTGCTTATGGATATCGACCATTTTAAATCCGTCAACGACACACACGGTCACCTTACCGGCGACATCGCACTACAACAAGTTGCTAAAGTACTGAAACAGTTTGCGAATAAGAACGTCATATTAGGTCGATTCGGTGGAGAGGAGTTTATTGGGATAATCTATAACCCAAGCTCAGAGACCATTGATGAAACTCTGAATACCGTTAGACAAGCCGTTGAAGCTCAGCCGATTGAAAGTGAGAGTAAAGAGAAGCTACACCTTACAATATCACTTGGCGCAGTGATTACTAAGCCGAGTGTCAAAAGCACGATCAAAGACTACATTAAAGTCGCTGACCAAGCACTGTATGAATCGAAACGTCAAGGTCGCAATCGAGTAACCATCTTCAATCGACTGTAG
- a CDS encoding 4a-hydroxytetrahydrobiopterin dehydratase — MTVDLHLQSCEACSPEATPLSPDTQQQLLCSLTDWEIITVDGINRLRRHYKFKNFRQALAFTNSIGAMAEEQGHHPGILTEWGAVTVEWWSHSIKGLHNNDFVCAAKTDEIFG; from the coding sequence ATGACAGTAGATCTTCACTTACAAAGCTGTGAGGCCTGCAGCCCTGAAGCGACCCCACTTTCACCAGATACGCAACAACAGTTGTTATGTTCCCTCACCGATTGGGAAATTATTACTGTCGACGGCATAAATCGGTTACGCCGTCACTATAAATTCAAGAACTTTCGTCAAGCACTGGCATTCACAAACTCCATCGGTGCAATGGCCGAAGAGCAAGGACATCACCCCGGCATTTTGACAGAATGGGGCGCTGTCACTGTTGAATGGTGGAGTCATTCAATTAAGGGGTTACATAATAACGATTTTGTTTGTGCAGCAAAAACTGACGAGATTTTTGGCTAG
- the phhA gene encoding phenylalanine 4-monooxygenase — MTTLTQYQSKSPNSQGMIGWSSQENQVWHTLITRQRKHVEQRACREYLTGLNILNLPYDQIPQLTELNQTLVAATGWQCKAVPALISFDTFFALLSQKQFPVATFIRTEQELDYLEEPDIFHEVFGHCAMLTHPAFAEFTHRYGQLGLAATHEERIFLARLYWFTVEFGLLQTNEGIKIYGGGILSSPGETQYVYSGTPIIKPFDVVDVMRTPYRIDIMQPIYFAIEHIEQLFELAKCDLMKCVQQAQALGLHDPLYPPKQQ; from the coding sequence ATGACGACACTTACTCAATACCAATCTAAGTCGCCTAATAGTCAAGGAATGATTGGTTGGAGCAGCCAAGAAAATCAAGTTTGGCATACCTTGATCACCAGACAACGCAAGCATGTTGAACAAAGAGCATGTCGAGAGTATTTGACGGGTCTTAACATTTTAAACTTGCCTTATGACCAGATCCCGCAACTTACTGAACTCAATCAAACCTTAGTGGCTGCCACCGGATGGCAATGTAAAGCGGTGCCAGCATTGATTAGCTTCGATACTTTTTTTGCCCTACTGTCACAAAAGCAATTTCCAGTAGCGACCTTTATCCGAACCGAACAAGAGCTCGATTACTTGGAAGAACCCGACATCTTCCACGAGGTTTTTGGTCATTGTGCGATGCTTACTCATCCTGCTTTCGCCGAGTTCACTCATAGGTATGGTCAGTTAGGTTTAGCCGCAACTCATGAAGAGAGAATATTTCTCGCAAGACTCTACTGGTTTACTGTGGAGTTTGGTCTTTTACAAACCAACGAGGGTATAAAGATTTATGGGGGTGGTATTTTGTCCAGCCCAGGAGAGACGCAATACGTATATTCAGGTACACCTATAATTAAACCTTTTGATGTTGTCGATGTCATGAGGACTCCGTATCGCATCGACATCATGCAACCGATTTATTTCGCCATCGAGCATATCGAGCAGCTTTTCGAACTGGCGAAGTGTGACCTGATGAAATGTGTACAACAAGCACAAGCATTAGGGCTTCATGACCCTCTTTACCCACCTAAACAACAATAG
- a CDS encoding outer membrane beta-barrel protein — protein MNKAVILAGGSLLALLSTATFAQSELDDSHYRALAIKVGASRLKTDITRDKDFQLNGRALSIDYTSEKNHWTSNKDLYIGFLASLDIHYHSKKKSDTDVLYQVEEVSTVTFNLAPKISYMLTDRTALYGFAGASYANLKMQDFTKKPVKDSDKTSVSGLGYLWGVGLRYQLPNRFEFSGELRGNHNNVDGSIGDGKSDVYGLFAGIGYRF, from the coding sequence TTGAACAAAGCTGTCATCCTCGCTGGTGGTTCACTTCTGGCACTTCTTTCTACGGCTACTTTCGCACAAAGCGAACTTGACGATAGCCATTACCGAGCGCTAGCGATTAAAGTCGGTGCTTCTAGACTTAAAACAGATATCACTCGTGACAAAGACTTCCAACTAAATGGACGTGCGCTGTCGATTGATTACACATCAGAAAAGAATCATTGGACGAGCAATAAGGACCTTTATATCGGTTTCTTGGCATCGCTGGATATCCACTATCACTCTAAAAAGAAATCTGATACCGACGTGCTGTATCAAGTCGAAGAAGTCAGTACAGTCACTTTCAACTTAGCACCTAAAATCAGCTATATGTTGACGGATAGAACTGCCTTATATGGATTTGCTGGCGCTTCTTACGCCAACTTAAAAATGCAAGACTTTACTAAAAAGCCCGTCAAAGATAGTGATAAAACATCTGTTTCTGGACTTGGGTACTTGTGGGGTGTAGGTCTCAGATACCAATTACCTAATCGATTTGAATTTAGTGGTGAGTTACGTGGTAACCACAATAACGTCGATGGAAGTATTGGTGATGGCAAATCGGATGTCTATGGTCTATTTGCGGGAATCGGGTATCGCTTCTAA
- a CDS encoding bifunctional diguanylate cyclase/phosphodiesterase — MVLFADLMVLLGILALLASLKPSLAICRKTNEMGWQLMLMLIGLFIGGYSVYMGYLITLSRASYLDIAMATILFCGSLFVLFVTRASLVSLDHTEAAIERERKAALLDALTGLPNRLSCRKKIERYIRHDQPFCVMLFDVNNFKSVNDAMGHQSGDLLLKQIADRLADILPEKVFFARIGGDEFVILLETNDIKLVEHFYRELIEELSPRFDLQEFSVPVSISVGVSLFPHFSSTHDGLLRQADSAMYEAKRTGQGMAFYSNALENRAKEHLRIATMITSALHNQEFQLYYQPIVNTKEQTLYGYEALIRWPQADGSFIPPDLFIPVAERSHLIRDITDWVVVQVMLDLHLFANHGIHASIHLNLSAHDLTSRDLLDNLKQLVESEQLDSSRVVLEVTESDMLKDIDNTKVVLDELRVMGFKVSLDDFGTGYSSLTLLRELAIDQIKIDRSFVSSMHISEADHAIVTSSISLAHGLNCTVIAEGVEQSELIRLLDHANCDYVQGYINGKALSIDEIIYWTEQHELKMVSSQSA; from the coding sequence ATGGTACTGTTTGCCGATTTGATGGTCTTACTAGGGATTCTCGCCCTACTCGCCTCGTTAAAACCGTCATTAGCAATCTGTCGCAAAACTAACGAAATGGGTTGGCAACTGATGCTAATGCTCATTGGTTTGTTTATTGGTGGCTACTCCGTTTACATGGGGTATTTAATCACGCTCAGTCGCGCTTCCTACCTCGACATAGCGATGGCAACCATTCTCTTTTGCGGCAGCCTATTTGTATTATTTGTTACCCGTGCGTCGCTAGTATCGCTTGACCATACCGAAGCTGCGATTGAACGCGAAAGAAAGGCAGCACTATTAGACGCACTCACAGGCTTACCGAATCGCCTCAGTTGTCGCAAAAAAATAGAGCGCTACATCCGTCACGACCAACCTTTTTGTGTGATGCTCTTTGATGTAAACAACTTCAAAAGCGTTAACGATGCAATGGGTCATCAAAGTGGTGATCTATTGCTCAAGCAGATTGCTGACCGCCTTGCCGACATTTTGCCAGAAAAAGTATTCTTCGCTCGTATCGGTGGTGATGAGTTTGTCATTCTGTTAGAAACCAACGACATCAAGTTGGTGGAGCACTTTTATCGAGAATTGATCGAAGAGCTAAGTCCTCGTTTTGATTTGCAAGAGTTCTCGGTGCCCGTATCGATAAGTGTTGGTGTTAGCCTATTCCCCCACTTTAGTTCTACCCATGATGGGTTACTGCGCCAAGCTGACTCTGCTATGTATGAAGCGAAACGCACTGGCCAAGGCATGGCGTTTTACTCGAATGCGTTAGAGAATCGAGCCAAAGAACATCTTCGCATTGCCACCATGATCACCTCAGCGCTGCATAACCAAGAGTTTCAACTCTACTACCAACCTATCGTTAACACCAAAGAGCAAACCCTCTACGGTTACGAGGCATTGATCCGTTGGCCACAAGCTGATGGTAGCTTCATACCTCCTGACCTGTTCATTCCCGTTGCGGAGCGTTCTCATCTGATCCGCGATATTACCGATTGGGTAGTCGTTCAGGTCATGCTCGATTTGCATCTTTTTGCTAACCACGGAATTCATGCCAGCATCCACCTTAATTTATCTGCTCACGATCTTACCAGTCGAGATTTGCTGGATAATCTAAAACAATTGGTTGAAAGCGAACAGTTGGATTCCTCTCGAGTGGTACTTGAAGTGACAGAGAGCGATATGCTAAAGGACATCGACAACACCAAAGTGGTGCTGGATGAATTAAGAGTGATGGGATTCAAAGTGAGTCTTGATGACTTTGGTACAGGCTATTCTTCTTTAACCCTACTTCGCGAACTGGCGATTGACCAAATCAAGATAGACCGCTCTTTCGTATCAAGCATGCATATCAGCGAAGCCGACCATGCGATTGTGACCAGTTCAATCTCATTAGCCCATGGCTTGAACTGTACGGTGATTGCTGAGGGGGTTGAGCAAAGCGAGTTAATACGCCTTTTAGATCACGCTAATTGTGATTACGTGCAGGGCTATATTAACGGGAAAGCTCTGTCCATCGATGAAATTATCTATTGGACAGAGCAACATGAGCTGAAGATGGTCTCTAGTCAATCGGCTTAG
- a CDS encoding acetate/propionate family kinase gives MQNAYVLVINSGSSSLKFAVIDSKTGDDVLSGLGECFGLPDSRMSWKFNGEKTEIAIEGDDSHHKIAISKLVGLTEELGLQSDLVAVGHRIVHGGEKFTKTVRIDEEVTAEIEKLSDLAPLHNPAGAIGIRAAVEAFPTLPQFAVFDTAFHQTMPKKAFTGAISNELYSEYGIRRYGFHGTSHYFVSREAAKMLDKPVEESSFISVHLGNGASVCAIENGESVDTSMGFTPLAGLMMGTRSGDLDPGVIEFLIKKGWSADRIFETLNKKSGFLGVSGLTSDARGILEAMAEGHEGAKLAFEVFTYRVAKYIGSYMIPLSNLDAIIFTGGIGENALDIRREILNNLSLLGFVEDEKANEDARFGASGVIAKSELLDAVAMVIPTNEEFVIASQSVALI, from the coding sequence ATGCAAAACGCATACGTACTCGTAATTAACTCTGGTAGTTCTTCACTTAAATTCGCAGTTATCGACTCAAAAACTGGCGATGACGTACTATCAGGTCTTGGAGAGTGTTTTGGTCTTCCAGATTCTCGCATGAGCTGGAAATTTAACGGTGAGAAAACTGAAATCGCTATCGAAGGCGACGACAGCCACCACAAGATTGCAATCAGCAAACTTGTTGGTTTAACGGAAGAGCTTGGCCTACAGAGCGACCTTGTTGCTGTTGGTCACCGTATCGTACACGGTGGTGAGAAATTCACTAAGACAGTTCGTATTGATGAAGAAGTAACGGCTGAAATCGAGAAACTTTCAGACCTTGCTCCTCTACACAACCCAGCTGGTGCTATCGGTATCCGTGCAGCGGTTGAAGCTTTCCCGACACTACCTCAGTTCGCTGTATTTGATACTGCTTTCCACCAAACTATGCCTAAGAAAGCATTTACTGGTGCAATCAGCAACGAACTATATTCTGAGTACGGTATCCGTCGTTACGGCTTCCACGGTACTAGCCATTACTTCGTAAGCCGTGAAGCTGCGAAAATGCTTGATAAGCCAGTAGAAGAATCTAGCTTCATCTCAGTTCACCTAGGTAACGGCGCATCTGTATGTGCAATCGAAAACGGTGAGTCTGTTGATACTTCTATGGGCTTTACTCCTCTAGCTGGCCTAATGATGGGTACTCGTTCTGGTGACCTTGACCCAGGCGTAATCGAGTTCCTAATCAAAAAAGGTTGGTCTGCAGACCGAATCTTTGAAACTCTAAACAAGAAGTCTGGTTTCCTAGGTGTATCTGGTCTAACTTCGGATGCTCGTGGCATCCTAGAAGCGATGGCTGAAGGTCACGAAGGTGCTAAGTTGGCGTTTGAGGTATTTACTTACCGCGTAGCTAAGTACATCGGTTCTTACATGATCCCACTATCTAACCTAGATGCAATCATCTTCACTGGTGGTATTGGTGAAAACGCACTAGACATTCGTCGTGAGATCCTAAACAACCTAAGCCTTCTAGGCTTTGTTGAAGACGAGAAAGCGAACGAAGACGCTCGTTTTGGCGCTTCTGGTGTTATCGCCAAGTCTGAACTGCTAGATGCTGTTGCGATGGTTATCCCAACCAACGAAGAGTTCGTTATCGCATCTCAATCAGTTGCACTTATCTGA
- a CDS encoding helix-turn-helix transcriptional regulator, with protein MLSLHTAYDVQMDLKEFIKSARKKDKLSVQKMADLSGVPYATIRKFESTGNISLRQFLMLYETVADLKKVKELTKSSEPEFRTIEDVLRHA; from the coding sequence ATGTTATCTCTTCATACTGCCTATGACGTACAGATGGATCTCAAAGAGTTTATCAAATCTGCTCGGAAAAAAGACAAACTCAGCGTTCAAAAGATGGCTGATCTCTCTGGCGTGCCTTATGCGACGATCCGAAAGTTTGAGTCAACAGGCAACATTTCTTTACGCCAATTTCTAATGCTATATGAAACAGTGGCAGATTTGAAAAAAGTGAAAGAGCTGACAAAGTCGTCAGAGCCTGAATTTAGAACGATAGAGGATGTGCTTCGACATGCTTAA
- a CDS encoding type II toxin-antitoxin system HipA family toxin — protein sequence MLKSALTVKRTLSSGEKVVVGRLAENNKHSYFQFDEAYLNVHSTSLAPFNLKADTSLQVAPRAPHYGIHGVFGDSLPDGWGLYLMDRVFRKNGHNPKEITALERLAYLGDRCMGALSYEPVLGLLDETKGSIDMITLGRAAIEEFEGTESALLEHLMKTGGSGGARPKMNVTCLSNGEYSTLDGAIGTKLIVKLTSEKFDLKHSESLVEYCYMQMARNVGIEVPNFDLIDAGNGRFWLEQERFDCTDQGGRLHMISACGLLDAPFREPSLDYVDLVKATRIMCCVTESQKVVQRCLFNYLTVNQDDHSKNFSFLASDSDNWTLSPFYDIVYSPNSYKEHMTAFNGNGRTPKSALDQLAAQSGLSSKKAIMVMAEEIFETTRSFSREAKHLGLAPNLIKEIDKDMVKKYKSL from the coding sequence ATGCTTAAGTCAGCCCTAACCGTAAAGCGAACGCTCAGTTCTGGTGAAAAAGTCGTTGTCGGCAGACTCGCTGAAAACAATAAACATAGTTATTTTCAGTTTGATGAGGCTTACTTAAATGTTCATTCGACCTCTTTGGCTCCGTTCAATTTAAAGGCAGATACCAGTCTGCAAGTGGCACCTAGAGCACCACATTACGGTATTCACGGAGTATTTGGAGATAGTCTTCCTGATGGTTGGGGACTTTATCTGATGGACCGTGTATTTAGAAAAAATGGTCATAACCCGAAGGAAATTACTGCCTTAGAGCGCTTGGCTTACCTAGGGGACAGATGCATGGGGGCATTGAGTTATGAGCCTGTGTTAGGTTTACTTGATGAGACCAAGGGATCGATTGATATGATTACACTTGGACGAGCTGCAATTGAAGAGTTTGAAGGTACTGAATCTGCTCTGCTCGAACATTTGATGAAAACTGGTGGATCAGGTGGTGCTAGGCCAAAAATGAACGTCACATGCCTATCTAATGGTGAATATTCGACATTAGATGGTGCAATTGGAACAAAGCTTATCGTAAAGCTGACATCTGAAAAATTTGACCTGAAGCACTCGGAATCTCTTGTTGAATATTGCTATATGCAGATGGCCCGCAATGTCGGTATTGAGGTTCCTAATTTCGATTTAATAGATGCAGGTAACGGACGATTTTGGCTGGAGCAGGAACGATTTGATTGCACAGATCAGGGGGGGCGACTCCACATGATTTCTGCTTGTGGGTTGTTAGATGCACCATTTAGAGAACCTTCATTGGACTATGTGGATTTAGTTAAAGCGACACGCATCATGTGCTGTGTCACTGAGTCTCAGAAGGTAGTCCAGCGCTGTCTGTTTAATTACCTAACAGTGAACCAAGATGATCACAGTAAGAACTTTAGTTTCCTAGCCTCTGACAGTGATAACTGGACGTTATCCCCTTTCTACGACATTGTTTACAGCCCTAATTCATATAAAGAACATATGACAGCATTTAATGGTAATGGCCGAACACCAAAAAGTGCGCTAGATCAGTTAGCCGCTCAATCAGGATTATCTTCAAAGAAGGCGATTATGGTGATGGCAGAGGAAATATTTGAAACAACGCGCTCGTTTAGCCGCGAGGCTAAACATCTGGGTCTGGCTCCTAACTTAATCAAGGAAATTGACAAGGATATGGTGAAAAAATACAAGTCGCTGTAA
- a CDS encoding MarR family transcriptional regulator, protein MANTSCTPDNLKLENQICFALYSATNAMTRAYRPLLDELDLTYLQYLAMMVLWSEDGINVKELGKKLNLDSGTLTPLMKRLESKGLVNRRRGDSDERVRNMFLTEQGLALKDKAESVPEKLRCQVQLQDDELLSLKKMCEQLTNNLK, encoded by the coding sequence ATGGCTAATACCAGCTGTACCCCAGACAATCTTAAGTTAGAAAACCAGATTTGTTTTGCGCTCTATAGCGCAACCAATGCAATGACGCGAGCATATCGCCCTTTGCTCGATGAGTTAGATCTTACGTATCTCCAATACCTTGCGATGATGGTTTTGTGGAGCGAGGACGGAATCAATGTCAAGGAACTAGGCAAAAAACTGAACTTAGACTCGGGCACCCTAACCCCATTGATGAAACGGCTAGAAAGCAAAGGCTTAGTCAATCGTCGCCGCGGTGATAGTGACGAACGAGTTAGAAATATGTTTTTGACCGAGCAAGGTCTAGCATTGAAAGATAAAGCTGAGTCTGTACCTGAAAAGCTACGCTGCCAGGTTCAATTACAGGATGATGAGCTGCTCTCTCTTAAGAAGATGTGTGAGCAACTGACTAATAATCTAAAATAA
- a CDS encoding organic hydroperoxide resistance protein, with product MSALYTTKATAQAGRNGHVSTEDGLLAVDLAYPKEMGGAGNATNPEQLFAAGYSACFSNAILHVAREGKVELKNAPVAATVGIGPNSAGGFALTVSLDVTLDMAQENALELVKVAHQVCPYSNAVKGNIDVKLTVNGEPV from the coding sequence ATGTCAGCCCTATACACAACTAAAGCAACAGCCCAGGCAGGTCGTAACGGTCATGTATCTACTGAAGATGGCCTACTGGCAGTAGACCTTGCATATCCAAAAGAAATGGGAGGGGCAGGGAATGCAACCAATCCTGAACAGCTTTTTGCCGCCGGTTACTCAGCGTGTTTTTCTAACGCAATTTTACACGTTGCTCGCGAAGGTAAAGTGGAACTGAAAAATGCGCCAGTTGCAGCAACGGTAGGCATTGGCCCAAATAGTGCGGGTGGCTTCGCTTTGACCGTCAGCCTTGACGTAACACTAGATATGGCACAAGAAAATGCACTAGAGCTGGTTAAAGTGGCTCATCAAGTTTGCCCATACTCGAATGCGGTTAAAGGCAATATTGATGTGAAACTAACAGTCAATGGTGAGCCAGTTTAA